From Vigna unguiculata cultivar IT97K-499-35 chromosome 5, ASM411807v1, whole genome shotgun sequence, the proteins below share one genomic window:
- the LOC114184892 gene encoding protein ARABIDILLO 1-like, whose amino-acid sequence MNRRVRRKVARKSKGNVVQSSSPEVQEEVLHLEPQGVVDWNCLPDDTVIQLLSCLSYRDRASLSSTCKTWRSLGSSPCLWTSLDLRSHRFDADMASSLAPRCVHLQKLRFRGEESANAIIHLRAKNLRELSGDYCRKISDATLSVIVARHESLESLQLGPDFCERISSDAIKAIAHCCPNLNKLRLSGIRDVNADAINALAKYCPKLTDIGFIDCLNVDEVALGNVLSVRFLSVAGTSSMKWGVVSHLWHKLPYLIGLDVSRTDIGPSAVFRLLSLTQNLRVLIALNCPILEEDTSFSASKYKNKLLVSLRTDIFKGLASLFFDNTKRGKNVFLDWRTSKNNDKDLNEIIPWLEWMLSHTLLRSAESPQQGLDNFWVEQGGALLLSLMQSSQEDVQERAATGLATFVVIDDENASIDCGRAEAVMRDGGIRLLLGLAKSWREGLQSEAAKAIANLSVNANVAKAVAEEGGIQILAGLARSMNKLVAEEAAGGLWNLSVGEEHKGAIAEAGGIQALVDLIFKWSSSGDGVLERAAGALANLAADDKCSTEVALAGGVHALVMLARKCKFEGVQEQAARALANLAAHGDSNSNNAAVGQEAGALEALVQLTRSPHEGVRQEAAGALWNLSFDDRNREAIAASGGVQALVALAQACANASPGLQERAAGALWGLSVSEANSVAIGREGGVAPLIALARSEAEDVHETAAGALWNLAFNASNALRIVEEGGVSALVDLCSSSVSKMARFMAALALAYMFDGRMDEYALVGTPSESTSKSVSLDGARRMALKHIEAFVLMFSDPQAFAAAAASSAPAALTQVTEGARIPEAGHLRCSGAEIGRFIAMLRNSSSILKACAAFALLQFTIPGGRHAMHHANLMQNLGAPRVLRGAAAAATAPLEAKIFARIVLRNLEHHQIEHTV is encoded by the exons ATGAATCGTAGAGTGAGGAGGAAGGTGGCAAGGAAAAGTAAAGGGAATGTGGTGCAATCTAGTTCCCCTGAAGTTCAGGAGGAGGTTTTGCATTTGGAACCCCAAGGAGTTGTTGATTGGAACTGCTTGCCTGATGACACAGTAATTCAGCTGTTGTCTTGTCTGAGTTACCGAGATCGAGCTAGCTTGTCGTCAACTTGTAAGACATGGAGGTCTCTTGGTAGCTCCCCGTGTCTGTGGACTTCTCTGGATCTTCGTTCGCACAGGTTTGATGCTGACATGGCTTCATCACTTGCTCCTAGGTGTGTGCATCTACAGAAGCTCAGGTTTCGGGGAGAGGAATCTGCTAATGCAATAATTCATCTTCGAGCTAAGAACTTGCGTGAATTGAGCGGTGACTATTGCAGGAAGATTAGTGATGCAACTCTTTCAGTGATTGTAGCTCGGCATGAGTCACTTGAGAGCCTTCAGCTTGGACCAGATTTTTGTGAGAGAATAAGTAGTGATGCTATAAAAGCAATAGCTCATTGCTGTCCTAACTTGAATAAGCTTAGACTCTCGGGTATCAGGGATGTAAATGCTGATGCTATTAATGCTTTGGCTAAGTATTGTCCAAAGTTGACTGACATTGGGTTCATTGACTGTCTGAATGTTGACGAGGTTGCACTGGGAAATGTGTTATCAGTTCGTTTCCTTTCTGTGGCGGGGACTTCAAGTATGAAGTGGGGTGTGGTTTCCCATCTTTGGCATAAACTTCCTTACTTGATTGGGTTAGATGTTTCAAGAACTGATATTGGACCATCTGCTGTTTTCAGACTGCTTTCCTTAACACAGAATTTGAGGGTTTTGATTGCTCTGAATTGTCCTATCCTTGAAGAAGACACTAGCTTTTCTGctagtaaatataaaaacaagttATTAGTTTCCCTTCGTACTGATATTTTTAAAGGACTggcttctttattttttgataatacaaagagaggaaaaaatgtgtttttggaCTGGAGGACCTCAAAGAATAATGATAAGGATCTTAATGAAATTATACCCTGGCTTGAGTGGATGCTATCTCACACACTTTTGCGTTCTGCTGAGAGTCCTCAGCAGGGTCTTGATAATTTCTGGGTTGAACAAGGTGGAGCACTTTTACTTAGTCTAATGCAGAGTTCTCAGGAGGATGTTCAAGAGAGGGCAGCCACAGGACTTGCCACTTTTGTTGTAATTGATGACGAAAATGCTAGCATAGATTGTGGAAGGGCTGAAGCAGTTATGCGAGATGGAGGCATACGCCTCCTACTTGGCCTGGCAAAATCTTGGAGGGAAGGGCTTCAATCCGAGGCGGCTAAG GCCATTGCAAATTTGTCTGTCAATGCCAATGTGGCCAAAGCTGTTGCAGAAGAAGGTGGGATTCAGATTCTTGCTGGTTTGGCCAGGTCTATGAACAAGCTGGTGGCTGAAGAGGCTGCTGGAGGATTATGGAATCTCTCTGTTGGAGAGGAGCACAAG GGTGCTATTGCTGAAGCTGGTGGAATACAAGCTTTAGTGGATCTTATATTCAAGTGGTCCTCTAGTGGAGATGGAGTTTTA GAACGGGCGGCTGGTGCATTGGCTAATTTGGCAGCTGATGACAAGTGTAGTACAGAGGTTGCGCTGGCAGGAGGTGTACATGCTCTGGTGATGCTTGCACGTAAGTGCAAATTTGAGGGTGTGCAAGAGCAG GCTGCTCGTGCATTGGCTAACTTAGCTGCTCATGGAGATAGTAACAGTAACAATGCTGCCGTTGGACAAGAAGCAGGTGCTCTTGAGGCTCTTGTTCAACTTACTCGTTCTCCCCACGAGGGTGTCAG GCAAGAGGCTGCTGGTGCACTTTGGAATTTGTCATTTGATGATAGAAATCGAGAAGCCATTGCCGCATCTGGTGGAGTTCAGGCCTTG GTTGCTCTTGCCCAAGCTTGTGCTAATGCCTCCCCTGGACTTCAAGAGAGGGCTGCTGGAGCTCTGTGGGGATTGTCAGTCTCGGAAGCTAATAG TGTTGCCATTGGACGAGAAGGAGGTGTTGCACCTCTGATTGCACTTGCACGGTCTGAAGCAGAG GATGTTCATGAAACTGCTGCAGGGGCACTATGGAATCTTGCTTTCAATGCTAGTAATGCTCTACGAATAGTAGAGGAAGGTGGAGTATCTGCACTTGTTGATCTCTGTTCTTCATCGGTATCAAAAATGGCACGCTTCATGGCTGCATTGGCATTGGCTTACATGTTTGACGGGAg AATGGATGAATATGCTCTCGTAGGCACTCCATCTGAAAGTACTTCTAAGAGTGTGAGCTTGGATGGAGCCAGAAGGATGGCTTTGAAACACATTGAAGCTTTTGTTCTTATGTTCTCTGATCCACAAGCATTTGCAGCTGCTGCTGCATCATCTGCCCCTGCTGCATTAACACAGGTTACTGAAGGTGCACGTATTCCAGAAGCAGGACATCTAAGATGCAG TGGTGCTGAAATTGGAAGATTCATAGCTATGCTACGAAATTCATCATCTATACTCAAGGCTTGTGCAGCATTTGCACTTCTCCAG TTTACAATTCCTGGTGGACGACATGCCATGCACCACGCTAACCTGATGCAGAACTTGGGAGCACCCCGAGTTCTGCGTGGTGCGGCTGCAGCAGCAACCGCACCACTTGAAGCAAAAATCTTTGCCCGAATTGTTCTTCGGAATCTTGAGCATCACCAGATAGAGCATACAGTGTAG
- the LOC114183276 gene encoding uncharacterized protein LOC114183276, which produces MADSTPYTKPHFPLSRIQPKPNNQGKSCSGFIVKALFLALFIIVLPLFPSQAPDFVSQTILNKFWELLHLLFIGIAVTYGLFSRRNSELDTHLEIETTLSSADDNAVAPSYVSKVFPVSTIFDDAYENENAIENPCGIGENRMKMMMHCWNPQYFDAGAGVVSSNGGGTVGVFDEQYKTHLPISEPSFGYSSVGCDGNGTNVVQAWNSEYYHSEPVVVVAQPNYNTGECGEVVDYKPLGLPIRSLRSVARDVDSPKYANESDSSSGSRGSSRASDKSRDKEFRDLGPSNLETQFSDAGGGGGGSTSPIPWRSRNRKMDREKIYGNDTGHAHFRPLSVDETKFETPFFPSHNMYSSLDSISRDNINAQEEEVKQLRASYVSAAEKKNFQQEDVGQLNTSFVSVSEIMNFLDEDVGTRKASYDPISENTSFQKIDLGKKIFHGSSSKNRRMGIKGKYGAASFPSHFRPMSVDETQFDSLGSKSFESVRPFSSHTRIYSSLDSISSDMDFQEEDMGQKTSRMHATENMNFEEEDMGQKKTSYLQASENVNFQAEDMEQKQTSYVPASENMNFQEVDLGKKNFQMSSRNDMLESKGKYVADSRPSHLRSMPVDETQLELLSSRSFQSMGSFSSQSSLSSSLDSVLSENMNLEKEDLGEKKSSHGSSSSSPSPLPRRNSEASLQAFQAQGYGNGSSLPDDIKNSLSDDLRSLNEIGGEDPPSNKESRIHALQSDSEKPASLVKAPSRGKSVRTRRTSGLISGTMRIGETSSKQSDEKVEKNVNNVESVLKKDKMNSGEPLKGASKKTLDFYCPKPEIKFSNHRTRDKLEETKSLSKQDSDIELENTRMSSDESGVPEFVNDSDLDSEVDKKASEFIAKFKAQIRLQKMGSIDRAKEQKTIGNKMIR; this is translated from the coding sequence ATGGCGGATTCAACTCCTTACACCAAACCCCATTTCCCACTTTCACGGATCCAACCAAAACCCAACAACCAAGGTAAGTCCTGCTCCGGTTTCATCGTCAAAGCTCTCTTCTTGGCACTGTTTATCATTGTTCTTCCACTTTTTCCCTCTCAAGCCCCTGACTTTGTGAGCCAAACCATACTCAACAAGTTCTGGGAGCTTCTCCACCTTCTCTTCATTGGCATTGCTGTCACTTATGGTTTGTTTAGTAGAAGAAATTCAGAACTTGACACACACTTAGAAATAGAAACTACTCTTTCTAGTGCCGACGATAATGCCGTTGCACCTAGTTATGTGTCCAAAGTGTTTCCTGTTTCCACTATTTTTGATGATGcgtatgaaaatgaaaatgctATTGAAAATCCATGTGGGATTGGGGAGAATaggatgaagatgatgatgcaTTGTTGGAATCCTCAGTACTTTGATGCGGGGGCAGGGGTTGTAAGCTCCAATGGGGGTGGTACTGTTGGTGTTTTTGATGAACAGTACAAAACCCATTTGCCAATTTCTGAACCTAGTTTTGGTTATTCTTCTGTTGGATGTGATGGGAACGGAACCAATGTAGTTCAAGCTTGGAATTCTGAGTACTATCATAGTGAGCCAGTGGTGGTTGTGGCTCAACCAAACTACAACACTGGTGAGTGTGGTGAGGTTGTTGATTATAAACCTCTAGGGCTACCGATTCGCAGTTTAAGATCGGTTGCAAGAGATGTAGATAGTCCTAAATATGCCAATGAAAGTGACTCCAGTTCAGGTTCAAGGGGTTCTTCCAGGGCCTCAGATAAGAGCCGAGATAAGGAATTTAGGGATCTGGGACCTTCCAATTTGGAGACACAATTTAGTGATgccggtggtggtggtggtggatcaACTTCCCCAATTCCATGGCGTTCAAGGAATAGAAAGATGGATAGAGAGAAAATATATGGCAATGATACAGGTCATGCACATTTTAGGCCTCTTTCGGTTGATGAAACTAAATTTGAAACACCATTTTTCCCTTCCCACAATATGTATTCTTCCTTGGATTCGATTTCAAGAGATAATATAAACGCTCAAGAGGAAGAAGTGAAGCAACTGAGAGCTTCCTATGTGTCTGCCGCAGAAAAGAAGAATTTTCAACAAGAAGATGTAGGGCAATTGAACACTTCCTTTGTGTCTGTTTCAGAAATTATGAACTTCCTTGATGAAGATGTGGGTACAAGGAAGGCTTCCTATGATCCTATTTCTGAGAATACAAGTTTTCAGAAGATAGATTTGGGGAAGAAGATTTTCCATGGGTCTTCATCAAAAAATAGAAGGATGGGAATTAAAGGAAAATATGGTGCTGCTTCTTTTCCTTCACATTTCAGGCCAATGTCTGTTGATGAAACTCAATTTGACTCACTTGGTTCAAAATCTTTCGAGTCTGTGAGACCCTTTTCTTCCCACACAAGAATTTATTCTTCCTTGGATTCAATTTCATCAGACATGGACTTCCAAGAGGAAGATATGGGGCAGAAGACTTCCCGTATGCATGCTacagaaaatatgaattttgagGAGGAAGACATGGGACAAAAGAAGACCTCATACTTGCAAGCTTCAGAAAATGTGAATTTCCAAGCGGAAGATATGGAACAAAAGCAGACTTCCTACGTGCCTGCTTCAGAAAATATGAATTTCCAAGAGGTGGATTTGGGAAAGAAGAATTTCCAGATGTCTTCTAGAAATGACATGTTGGAATCTAAGGGAAAATATGTTGCTGATTCCCGTCCTTCACATTTAAGGTCAATGCCGGTTGATGAAACTCAACTTGAATTGCTCAGCTCACGGTCTTTCCAGTCTATGGGATCTTTCTCATCACAGTCAAGTTTATCTTCTTCCCTGGATTCTGTTTTATCAGAGAATATGAACTTGGAGAAGGAAGATTTAGGGGAAAAGAAGAGCTCACATGGATCTTCTTCTAGTTCACCATCACCTCTGCCTAGAAGGAATAGTGAAGCTTCATTGCAAGCATTTCAAGCACAAGGGTATGGTAATGGTTCCTCACTCCCAGATGACATAAAGAACAGTTTGAGTGATGACTTGAGAAGTTTAAATGAGATTGGAGGTGAGGATCCCCCAAGCAATAAAGAGTCGCGGATTCATGCTTTGCAATCGGACTCAGAAAAACCTGCAAGCCTAGTGAAAGCTCCATCAAGGGGAAAATCAGTTAGAACAAGAAGAACCAGTGGACTGATTTCAGGGACAATGAGAATAGGAGAAACATCTAGCAAGCAAAGTGATGAAAAGGTTGAGAAGAATGTTAACAATGTAGAGTCAGTATTGAAAAAGGATAAAATGAATAGTGGAGAACCATTGAAAGGAGCCAGTAAGAAAACTCTGGATTTTTATTGTCCTAAGCCTGAGATTAAATTTTCCAATCATAGAACAAGAGATAAGCTAGAAGAAACCAAGAGTTTGTCAAAGCAAGACTCAGATATCGAGCTTGAAAATACTCGGATGAGCTCTGATGAAAGTGGGGTGCCTGAATTTGTCAATGATTCAGATCTGGATTCTGAAGTAGATAAGAAAGCCAGTGAATTTATAGCTAAGTTCAAAGCTCAAATCAGGCTTCAGAAAATGGGATCTATTGATAGAGCAAAAGAGCAAAAGACCATTGGAAACAAGATGATTAGGTGA
- the LOC114185958 gene encoding uncharacterized protein LOC114185958, whose translation MGEINVHAQNEPVTAVSPQPTPTQAMHDHADSTTVVEPTDFLSMMHHNNGCCHRQPPCSAVNNPMKRRSPPSCSFSGEPSAKKLSCDQEDLSHYGFSAVPIPLNLHSLVNKRRSLPVLRRCVSDPYRPPAPAPPTPAERGSFPVLRRCVSDPYRPPAPAPPTPAERGSGLPPLPPGLRRSVSDLSTPSPSLNYEETAAPESVKLRRIKERLKEMWQWWHEVMKDDEEENGREEECIAEEDKVLPQDDLGGGDSEEAVSVEWGEQCLSLGFACPCGKSFKVLLSENNCYYKLV comes from the exons ATGGGTGAAATAAACGTTCATGCTCAGAACGAACCCGTCACCGCAGTTTCTCCACAACCAACGCCAACACAAGCGATGCACGATCACGCTGATTCCACGACAGTGGTTGAGCCCACCGACTTCTTGTCCATGATGCATCACAACAACGGCTGCTGCCACCGTCAACCTCCCTGCTCCGCCGTCAACAACCCCATGAAGCGCCGATCGCCCCCGTCGTGTTCTTTCTCCGGAGAGCCCTCCGCCAAGAAGCTATCCTGTGACCAGGAGGACCTCTCCCATTACGGCTTCTCCGCCGTCCCCATTCCGCTCAACCTCCACTCCCTCGTCAACAAGCGCCGCTCCTTACCCGTCCTCCGCCGCTGCGTTTCCGACCCTTACCGACCTCCGGCTCCGGCGCCTCCCACTCCTGCGGAGAGAGGCTCCTTCCCCGTCCTCCGCCGCTGCGTTTCCGACCCTTACCGCCCTCCGGCTCCGGCGCCTCCCACTCCTGCGGAGAGAGGCTCCGGGCTACCGCCCCTGCCGCCGGGCCTCAGAAGGAGCGTCTCGGATCTCTCCACACCTTCTCCGAGTCTGAACTACGAGGAAACCGCCGCTCCTGAGTCAGTG AAACTGAGAAGGATCAAGGAGCGATTGAAAGAGATGTGGCAATGGTGGCATGAGGTTATGAAGGATGATGAGGAAGAAAATGGAAGGGAAGAAGAGTGTATAGCTGAAGAAGACAAAGTCCTGCCTCAG GATGATTTGGGAGGAGGAGATTCTGAAGAAGCAGTTAGTGTTGAGTGGGGTGAACAGTGCCTAAGCCTTGGATTTGCGTGTCCATGTGGGAAAAGCTTCAAGGTTCTCCTCTCGGAAAATAATTGTTACTATAAGTTGGTGTAA
- the LOC114185512 gene encoding cationic amino acid transporter 9, chloroplastic isoform X2 yields the protein MRIASHPSSSSSSSGWSHFWSSARRSKRLATPAEKAYRDSTELGLSRRLGVIDLILLGIGASIGAGIFVVTGTVARDAGPGVTISFMLAGASCVINALCYAELASRFPAVVGGAYLYTYTAFNELTAFLVFAQLMLDYHIGAASIARSLASYLINILELFPVFKDNIPNWIGHGESIGDVLSINILAPILLILLTLVLCLGVHESSIMNCIMTVTKVIIVIIVIFAGAFEVDVSNWSPFAPNGLQSILTGATVVFFAYVGFDAVANSAEEAKRPQRDLPIGIIGSLLVCIALYIGVCLVITGMVPYNLLGEDAPLAEAFTSKGLKFVSVLISIGAVAGLTTTLLVGLYVQSRLYLGLARDGLLPSIFAKVHSTRHTPIHSQIWVGLVASVLGGLMDVRVLSHILSVGTLTGYSVVSACVVVLRWKDKTSSQVSSSAEREGVICLIAVALCGFATGLLYRYDASFIFLILTIVIAVGASVALIFRQVYADAPGFSCPGVPILPNICIFFNMFLFAQLHEEAWVRFVVLCIVMIGVYAIYGQHHANPSAEDNLYIEAPVEEDP from the exons ATGAGAATTGCTAgccatccttcttcttcttcgtcctCCTCAGGTTGGTCGCATTTCTGGTCGTCGGCGCGCCGATCGAAGCGCCTAGCGACGCCGGCGGAGAAGGCCTATCGCGACAGCACTGAGCTCGGCCTCTCCCGCCGCCTCGGCGTCATCGACCTCATACTCCTTGGGATTGGCGCATCCATCGGCGCCGGCATCTTCGTCGTCACCGGCACCGTCGCCCGCGACGCCGGACCCG GAGTGACGATAAGTTTTATGCTTGCGGGAGCATCGTGTGTTATAAATGCACTCTGTTATGCTGAACTAGCTTCTCGTTTTCCCGCTGTTGTTGGAGGAGCTTATCTATATACATACACGGCTTTTAATGAACTTAcggcttttcttgtttttgcaCAATTAATGCTTGACTATCACATTGGAGCAGCGAGTATAGCGAGAAGCCTAGCAAGTTATCTGATAAATATTCTAGAACTCTTTCCTGTTTTCAAAGATAACATTCCAAATTGGATTGGGCATGGTGAAAGCATTGGAGATGTGTTATCCATCAACATATTGGCTCCTATTCTGCTAATACTTCTCACTTTAGTTCTATGTCTAGGTGTTCATGAATCGTCAATTATGAATTGTATTATGACAGTGACCAAG GTAATCATTGTTATCATTGTCATTTTTGCTGGAGCATTTGAGGTTGATGTTTCCAACTGGTCTCCCTTTGCTCCAAATGGTTTACAATCTATACTTACAGGAGCTACAGTAGTCTTCTTTGCATACGTTGGTTTTGATGCAGTTGCCAATTCTGCCGAAGAAGCTAAGAGGCCTCAG CGGGATTTGCCAATTGGCATAATAGGAAGCCTCTTAGTATGTATTGCATTGTACATTGGAGTATGCTTGGTTATTACTGGAATGGTTCCATACAATCTTCTAGGAGAAGATGCTCCTCTGGCTGAAGCTTTTACATCTAAGggattaaaatttgtttctgTTCTGATTAGCATTGGTGCTGTTGCGGGACTTACAACAACACTCCTTGTTGGTCTCTATGTTCAG TCTCGGCTATATCTTGGACTTGCCAGGGATGGCTTACTTCCCTCAATATTTGCAAAGGTTCACTCCACACGCCACACCCCTATTCATTCTCAGATCTGGGTTGGCTTGGTTGCCAGCGTTCTGGGTGGGCTGATGGATGTGCGTGTGCTCTCTCACATTCTTTCCGTTGGTACACTG aCTGGATATTCAGTTGTCTCAGCATGTGTTGTTGTACTTCGCTGGAAGGATAAGACAAGTAGTCAAGTATCGTCTTCTGCTGAGCGGGAAGGTGTAATTTGCCTCATTGCCGTTGCTCTTTGTGGATTTGCTACTGGGCTCTTGTACCGTTATGAtgcttcatttatttttctgatTCTCACCATAGTTATCGCAGTTGGTGCTTCTGTTGCTCTCATTTTCCGCCAG GTTTACGCAGACGCACCAGGGTTTTCCTGCCCAGGGGTTCCCATTCTGCCAAATATTTGCATATTTTTCAACATGTTCTTATTTGCCCAG TTACATGAAGAGGCATGGGTGAGATTTGTGGTTCTTTGTATTGTCATGATTGGTGTTTATGCAATATATGGGCAGCATCATGCGAACCCCAGTGCAGAAGACAATCTCTATATTGAGGCACCTGTGGAAGAAGATCCGTGA
- the LOC114185512 gene encoding cationic amino acid transporter 9, chloroplastic isoform X1 gives MRIASHPSSSSSSSGWSHFWSSARRSKRLATPAEKAYRDSTELGLSRRLGVIDLILLGIGASIGAGIFVVTGTVARDAGPGVTISFMLAGASCVINALCYAELASRFPAVVGGAYLYTYTAFNELTAFLVFAQLMLDYHIGAASIARSLASYLINILELFPVFKDNIPNWIGHGESIGDVLSINILAPILLILLTLVLCLGVHESSIMNCIMTVTKVIIVIIVIFAGAFEVDVSNWSPFAPNGLQSILTGATVVFFAYVGFDAVANSAEEAKRPQRDLPIGIIGSLLVCIALYIGVCLVITGMVPYNLLGEDAPLAEAFTSKGLKFVSVLISIGAVAGLTTTLLVGLYVQSRLYLGLARDGLLPSIFAKVHSTRHTPIHSQIWVGLVASVLGGLMDVRVLSHILSVGTLTGYSVVSACVVVLRWKDKTSSQVSSSAEREGVICLIAVALCGFATGLLYRYDASFIFLILTIVIAVGASVALIFRQNTLMVVCVKYTKRKGNPKVYADAPGFSCPGVPILPNICIFFNMFLFAQLHEEAWVRFVVLCIVMIGVYAIYGQHHANPSAEDNLYIEAPVEEDP, from the exons ATGAGAATTGCTAgccatccttcttcttcttcgtcctCCTCAGGTTGGTCGCATTTCTGGTCGTCGGCGCGCCGATCGAAGCGCCTAGCGACGCCGGCGGAGAAGGCCTATCGCGACAGCACTGAGCTCGGCCTCTCCCGCCGCCTCGGCGTCATCGACCTCATACTCCTTGGGATTGGCGCATCCATCGGCGCCGGCATCTTCGTCGTCACCGGCACCGTCGCCCGCGACGCCGGACCCG GAGTGACGATAAGTTTTATGCTTGCGGGAGCATCGTGTGTTATAAATGCACTCTGTTATGCTGAACTAGCTTCTCGTTTTCCCGCTGTTGTTGGAGGAGCTTATCTATATACATACACGGCTTTTAATGAACTTAcggcttttcttgtttttgcaCAATTAATGCTTGACTATCACATTGGAGCAGCGAGTATAGCGAGAAGCCTAGCAAGTTATCTGATAAATATTCTAGAACTCTTTCCTGTTTTCAAAGATAACATTCCAAATTGGATTGGGCATGGTGAAAGCATTGGAGATGTGTTATCCATCAACATATTGGCTCCTATTCTGCTAATACTTCTCACTTTAGTTCTATGTCTAGGTGTTCATGAATCGTCAATTATGAATTGTATTATGACAGTGACCAAG GTAATCATTGTTATCATTGTCATTTTTGCTGGAGCATTTGAGGTTGATGTTTCCAACTGGTCTCCCTTTGCTCCAAATGGTTTACAATCTATACTTACAGGAGCTACAGTAGTCTTCTTTGCATACGTTGGTTTTGATGCAGTTGCCAATTCTGCCGAAGAAGCTAAGAGGCCTCAG CGGGATTTGCCAATTGGCATAATAGGAAGCCTCTTAGTATGTATTGCATTGTACATTGGAGTATGCTTGGTTATTACTGGAATGGTTCCATACAATCTTCTAGGAGAAGATGCTCCTCTGGCTGAAGCTTTTACATCTAAGggattaaaatttgtttctgTTCTGATTAGCATTGGTGCTGTTGCGGGACTTACAACAACACTCCTTGTTGGTCTCTATGTTCAG TCTCGGCTATATCTTGGACTTGCCAGGGATGGCTTACTTCCCTCAATATTTGCAAAGGTTCACTCCACACGCCACACCCCTATTCATTCTCAGATCTGGGTTGGCTTGGTTGCCAGCGTTCTGGGTGGGCTGATGGATGTGCGTGTGCTCTCTCACATTCTTTCCGTTGGTACACTG aCTGGATATTCAGTTGTCTCAGCATGTGTTGTTGTACTTCGCTGGAAGGATAAGACAAGTAGTCAAGTATCGTCTTCTGCTGAGCGGGAAGGTGTAATTTGCCTCATTGCCGTTGCTCTTTGTGGATTTGCTACTGGGCTCTTGTACCGTTATGAtgcttcatttatttttctgatTCTCACCATAGTTATCGCAGTTGGTGCTTCTGTTGCTCTCATTTTCCGCCAG AACACATTGATGGTTGTATGTGTCAAATACACCAAACGGAAAGGCAATCCGAAG GTTTACGCAGACGCACCAGGGTTTTCCTGCCCAGGGGTTCCCATTCTGCCAAATATTTGCATATTTTTCAACATGTTCTTATTTGCCCAG TTACATGAAGAGGCATGGGTGAGATTTGTGGTTCTTTGTATTGTCATGATTGGTGTTTATGCAATATATGGGCAGCATCATGCGAACCCCAGTGCAGAAGACAATCTCTATATTGAGGCACCTGTGGAAGAAGATCCGTGA